CGGCTTCTGGGCACTCTGGGAACCACCCTGCTTGTATGGCTTCTCTTCTGGATATTTAGCAACTGACTCTTTGGATAAAGATTATCTCCTTTTTGAAAGTAACCTAACCACCTGTCAAAACTGGACTTGTGAGAGGAATTGGGCAGTCTGGTCAGATTCTCATTTGGGTCGCGACACTGGCGGTGGCTGCTTTACTCCACATCAACTTGGCTTCTGGCCCCAACCCTCTTCTGAGGCTCTGATGATGTGACTGAAAGAGCTTCTGGGATTCACCCAGGACAGCCTAAGAAACAGGAAGTGTGATTGACACAGAAGTTCTGTGATGGTCACTGTGATTAGGGAAAGGATCTTCTATTCGAGGAAAAGTGGCAATCAAGAAGATTAGAAAAATGGCAAGGGCACTACAATTCTGCCCTAAGTCCTTTCTGTCACTGACAATCTTCTTGATcactggaacttaaaataaaatgatgtgatAAACTTCTAAAGGTGTTTACCAAGTGCCAGGCCATGTGCTATGGACCAGTGATACAATGATTTCTAAGGCCTTATCTTTCCCTACAAGGAGGTCATAGTCTTTTAATCATTCAACGATCCATTCATTCAGTACATTTACTGATGCCCATTAGATACATTTCTAATCTTTCTAAGATTAGAAAGCCATACCTTTTACAGTTTGAGTCTCTAAAGGACAGCGCATGCCAGGCACCATTGTACTGAGTATATGatggtgaacaaaacagaaagcttTCTGCCCTTATGGAGTGTAAAGTTTAGTGGCATATCTAGAAACAGTTAGCACAAACAAGTAAACAATAAtggcttaatattatttttatgtcaacAAAGGAAAACAATGGGTAGCATAACAAAGGACATGTGATGGGATTGGGTTCCAACATACAAACGAACACCAGCAGCGCCCTGGGAAAGGCACACATACAAAAGGCTTTCAGTATACCCACACTCCTGACTGCAGGCACAGACTGTGTGTGGGGAGGTGCCCAAATAGAAAATCAGGTGCTCAGGAATGACATATACCAACACGCATACCTCCTAGAAGTATTTTCTCAGACTACAAGCCATTAGGGATCTACATTTCTGGCAgtgaaaattttattcttttagtgttTCTGTAATGATATAGATACATGAATTATTTTGTAGTTcttaattctataaatattaaactaTTTGATAGCATGGTACTTACTGAAGTGAGTAATTAACACATCATGCCTCTTCTTGCAAGCTCTCTCTGACCACCTGCCTACACCCCCAACGAATCTTCTGTGATTCTCTTCTATATTCCATTATTCCTTATGCATACCTTTATCATCACAATTTTCACACTTTTATAATTGCtgatttgctttgcttttttaatcTTCTGGATTGTGAACATCTTGAAGCCAGAGACTGTCCTAATTGTCTCAATATGCCTAGTGCTTAGCTATCTTAGTTTGGGTTTCACGAAAAGCAGACCCTAATATCAGGATTCAAGTGCAAGCAATTTATTTGGAAGATGGCCCCAGGGAACACTAGGAAGGGAGTGTGGAGGGGAACAAGGAAGGGAACGAAGCTCATAAGAAGTGTTTTATTAAGCAAGTTACCAAGTTCCCTCTGGAGAACTTCGGGAAGCCACGTGGACCACATCCCAGCATTATCGCTCGGATGGGTGAGGAAGCCCGGGTATTTATTCACCTTCCCAACTCTTGTTGGTTGAGGGATGTTCCAAAGGGAATGAACCCTCCAGCATGTCTGGTTTGTTCTCCCCACAGGCCAGGCATGCTTGTGGAACCTGAAAAATCCCTCGGGCAGAATCACAAGTGCTTTCTAGAAGCAACCTTTAGACCATGGAAGTGAGTGCCAAGGAATATGAATGGAGTGTCAACTAGCATCTGATGCACCCAAAGGTAGGCTTTGGTGGCTCAAAGCTTTGCCCATGGAGCCCACACTAAAATGTAAAACGTATTCCTTAACAAGTTGCTCTACTtggctattttgtttgtttcttttctttctttctttctttcttttttttcttgagatggaatcttgctgtgtcacccaggctagagtgcagtggcgtggtctcagctcactgcaacctctgctccctgggctcaagtgattctcttgcctcagcctcctgggtagctgggatgacagatgtatgccaccatgcctggctacatttttttttttttgtatatttagtagagatgggtttcgccacattggccatgctggtctcaaactcctgacctcagatgatctacccacctcagcctcccaaagtgctgggattacaggtgtgagtcacctacCAGCTGGGATATTTGTTTCTGCAGCCATCATGATCAGAACTACTTTGAGAGCAGAGTGTTATTTTAACCCCTCCATTCTCCTTGGACTAGTTCACATGTAATGAAATCTCCCGTTAGTGGAGTGAATCCATCTGTGTTTTCTCACCTGCAGGTGTTGGGGACTCAATTACTGTGCTTGCTAATATGTTGTCACTTTCTGAAGACGTAAATTATAGCAGGTGCTGCTTATGAATTATATTTAATAGCAATGCATCCAACTCATTTGTTAACTTACACAGTCAGATGAGGCCTCTTCATCTGATCctccagagcaggcgtccccaaactttttacacagggggccagttcactgtccctcagaccgttggagggccgccacatactgtgctcctctcactgaccaccaatgaaagagatgccccttcctgaagtgtggtggggggccggataaatggcctcagggggccgcatgcggcccgcaggccatagtttggggacacctgctccagAGAAAGAACGTCCAGCCTCCTTGGGACTTCCGTATTTTTGGAAGTCTCTTCTGGTTACCCCTTGTGTTTAAAAGTGGTAGTGATGATATCACTCCAGGACTTCACCTGAATTTGAGCTTGTTGTGGCAAAGTGTACATGAACAACCCCAATCAGGACCTAAACCAATAAAATATCGCTCAATATTATATTGAGCAATAAGATTGCTTTCAagagccatcaaaaaggatgagttcacgtcctttgtagggacatggatgaacctggaaaccatcattctcagcaaactgacacaagagcagaaaatcaaacaccgtatattctcgctcataggcgggtgctgaacaatgagaacacaaggacacagggaggggagcactacacactggggtccgttggggggaaatgggggaggggcggggggtggggaagtgggaagagatagcatggggagaaatgacagatacaggtgaggggacggaaggcagcaaaccacactgccatgtgtgtacctatgcaacaatcttgcatgttcatcacatgtaccccgaaacctaaaatgcaataaaataaaataaaataaaataaaataaaataaaataaacaaacaaaaaaaaatttccgTAAGTTAACAAATAGATCATGGAgaccatttcttatttatttattgagatttaaCTAATTCTTTTTAGTGGCCAAATTAATCTGTTTTTAAAGATGTTCTTCttgattctatatttttatatgggtttttttttgttttttttctttgagacacagcttactctgttgcccacactgcagtgcagtggggccatctctgcccactgcaaccttcccctcctgggttcaagctattctcctgcatAAGcagcctgaggagctgggactagagTCTCACGTCACCACCCTGGGcgaatatttgtacttttagtagagacaaggtttcactatgttaaaaTCAGTCCTTCAACTTTGACCCCATGGAGGAGTGCCTGTGAGGGTCTTAAATGAGTCTGCTGGTGTCAAGACAGAGGACAAGTTCTGGCTGGTACAGCTGCCTTTCAAGGAGAAGagtgaggagagaaagagaactcAAGCCTGACCACTTTGTCTCTTTCCAAGTGAGATATGGAGACATTTTATGATTAGGatacaaaaagaagtcagaaagagCGAAATCGGGCCGTAAGGTAAATTCCTAATGATTACTCATTGAAACTGACAAGATTGCCCTTGTTAGATGAGAATATTGAGCAGACCATTGACCTGACGGAAAAAGACTCTGGTGAGACTTTCCCagcatttttctgctaaagctttgtctaagtttctcaaaacactctcctAAAAAGCCGATGTTTGGCCCTTCCGAAAGTCAACAAGAAAAATGCCTCGAGTGTCCCAAAATACTGGTGCCATGTTGTTGGCTTCTGACTAGCCTGCTTTTGCTTTGATTGGATCGCTAccacctcttggtagccattgctttgatgaTGCTTTGTGTTCAGGATCATATTGGCAAAGCCATGTTCCATCTTCTGGTTACAATTTGTCCAAGAGATGCCTCAGGATCTTGATCCCTCCTATTTAAAATTTCCACCAAAAGCTCCACTTGTAATTGCAGCTGATCTGGGCACAAAGGTTTTCATAGTCACTGCAGATCTTCAACATCTTCTCATCTCTTCTTCAAACAAGCCATACATTAGTAAACAGCTGATTTCTTTGGGGTATTGTCCTtataaacttttcataaagcatcaATGATGTCTTCACTCTTGCACTCAAGCTTCACCAGAAACCTGATGTTTGTGCTTGCTGCAATTTAAGCAGAATTCGTGTTGCTCTGATGGGGGCCCCTTTCAACAGAtgtcttatccttcttagtgCCTCCAACTAGATCTAGTTCAGAATCGTTATAACCAGTTAGCACAAGcttattttggtgcaaaaaaaaaaaatgatattcctGCATAGTTTTCTTACagtgtacattttctttctttctttctttcttttttttttttttgatatggagtttcgctcttgctacccaggctggagtgcaatggcgcgatcttggctcaccacaacctccgcctcctgggttcaggcaattctcctgcctcagcctcctgagtagctgggattacaggcacacgccaccatgcccagctaattttttgtatttttagtagagacggggtttcaccatgttgaccaggatggtctcgatctctcgacctcgtgatccacctgcctcggcctcccaaagtgctgggattacaggcttgagccactgcgcctggctgcagTGTACATTTTCTATGAAATTTTTGAAGACCCCCCATATTGAACATTGCTCATGTCCTGGGAAAGAAGTGGATCCTGTCCACTTCGGGTCCTCAACTTACCCACAGTGCTCGAGGGGTGCACCGAGCAGGGAAAGGCAATCCCAGAGAGATCCTGCCCTCCAGCATGCAACAGACTGCTGGCCCAGTCCTGGCTCCATGGTGTGCTGTGTGGGCCTGGGCAACTTGACCAACCTCCCTCAAGCGTTGACTCCTGAGTAGCCCAGATCCAGTAGCCATTATAGGAGCTCTGTCCAAGGACAGTTAATTAAGTCAGAAAAAGCAACCTGGCTCAAGCTTAGCAACCAGGAGTTCCAGTGGATTCCATGAGCAGACCCTCTGTGGCATTCCCAAGCCAGTCTGGGGAAAGATTGATTAGGTTCAGTGTGATTAGTTCAGTGCCAACCTAATCGAGGGCAAATCCCGCCCACTTTGCCCTGTGAGTATATAAAGGCAGAGCGCAACAGCCGGGGCACTCCTTGAAGCCGCGAGTCGGGAGAGCAGAGCCAGGCCGGCGCTCCAGAAGGAAGCAAGATGTTGAGAGCCACAGCGCCCTGCTGGTTCCCACCTGGACATCCAGAAGGTCAGACGGTGACCCAGGAGTCGGCCGCCAGTGCCCCTGGGCTCCTACTGCCTTCTCATCAGCTGGCCCAGAACTTCGGGCTCTGGGTGCCCCAGATGTACCACCAGGCCTCAGCATTTGCAGTGCTCCAGACGGAGCCCCAGGGTCCAGCGATGTCCCCGGCATGGCCCCAGATGTCAAAGGAGGCTTGCTACTTGCCTGAGCAGAGGGGATCGGCCTGCTGTTTGCTGGCTGCCCCAAGGCTGACAGAGAGGCTCTCCTCAGTCCGCGTCTCAGCCcccagggagaggaagaggatgaCCCACTTTCCCAGCCCTTGCTTGGCCACAGGTCCCACAGACGCCAAGAGGACCCCGGCGGCCCCCAGCCGCAGCCAACGTCCCAAAGGCTCCAAGGTCGGCAGAAAGTCACCGAAGACGCACAACGGAACAGGGATGGCATCCAAGACCAGCACCACTGTCACCCCTAAGCCAATCGTCCATCTTCCGTCCTTACAGAGTTCAAAGAAACCCATTATCCTCCAACAGTCTGGGTGCCAAGTCCCCACCGTCATCCGCCGGGGCTTTCGCCAACTGTTCACCAAAGAGTGTCTCGAGTTCTGCGCCTCCAAGCAGGAGGCCGAGGAGAAGGCTCTGAACGAGGAGAAGGTGGCCTACGACTGCAGCCAAAGCCTGGACATCTACCTGAATTTGGCCTTGGACacgctcaagaggctgaggggcCTAACGCCCAGCTCCATGCCCGGCCTCAGCAGGACCGCCCTGTACAGCCGCCTGGAGGAGTTTCTGCTCACCCAGGACCAGCTCAAGGAGAACGGCTACCCCTTCCCGCACCCCTCGCGGCCCGGAGGCGCGGTCCTCTTCACTGGCCAGGGGAAGGAACCCGGCGACAGCGACTCCTCCTGCAGGGTCTGCTGCCGTTGTGGCACCGAGTACCTGGTGTCCTCCTCCGGCCGCTGTGTACGCGACCAGGTGTGTTCTTACCACTGGGGGCGGCTCCGCTGGAGCCAAGTGGCCGGAGGCTGGGGTCCCCAGTACACCTGCTGCGCAGCGGCCCCGGGCTCGGTGGGCTGCCAGGTGGCCAAGCAGCACGTGCGGGACGGTCGCAAGGAGAGCCTCCACGGCTTCGTGAAGACCTTCCAGAAAGAGCTTTCCAGAGACGCTTATCCAGGCATCTACGCCCTGGACTGTGAGATGTGCTACACCACGCACGGCCTCGAGCTGACCCGCGTCACCGTGGCAGATGCCGACATGCGAGTGGTATACGACACCTTCGTCAAGCCCAAGCACGAGATCGTGGACTACAACACCAGGTTCTCAGGGGTGACCGCGGCCGACGTGGCCAAGACCAGAATCACGTTGCCGCAAGTCCAGGCCGTCCTGCTGAGCTTGTTCAGCGCCCAAACCATCCTCATCGGGCACAGCCTGGAGAGCGACCTGCTGGCCTTGAAGCTGATCCATAGCACCGTGGTGGACACCGCCGTGCTCTTTCCGCACTACCTGGGCTTCCCCTACAAGCGCTCCCTGCGGAAGCTCACTGCCGACTACCTGGGACGGGTCATCCAGGACGGCCAGGACGGGCACAGCTCCAGCGAGGACGCCAACGCCTGCCTGCAGCTGGTGATGTGGAAGGTCCGAGAGCGCGCCCAGACCCAGCCGTGCCACGCAGCCGCCTCTCCCGCCGCCCCCGCCTGTCCTTAGCCCCAGGCCTCTCCAAACCTGCGTGGGCAATCCCGAGCTCTAACCCTGCCCACCTCACGGCAAACGGAGGGAAACTGGAGGAGCCGGAGACAAGAGAGGGCGAACAACCCAGACTAACCCGGACCTCTGACCCCCAGTCCTCCAGTGTCCCAGCCGTGGTCCCTGGGGCCTGTCCCCATCCCTCTGACCCTCACAGACCTGTGTTCTTCCACCAACCACCTTCCCAGCCCTGAACCCGCACCCTCAGTCCAAGGAGTCCAAGCTGCGGCCCCTGGCGCCTGTCCCCATCCCTCTGAGGCTTGCAAACCCTTACCCTTCCACCAACCCCCCTGGAGCCCCGAACCTCCCACCCAGTCCCGGGAGTCCCGGCCGTGGCCGCTGGTGCCTGTCCCCATCCCTCTGGCCCTCCCAGACCTCTGTCCTTCCACCACTTGCTTCCCCCAGCCCACCGCAACTTCCATGACCTCTGAGAACAAAGCCAGCCCCCGGCCCACCAGCCTCCCCACAGTCATTCCTCCTGggcctcttcctcttctgtgGGGTTTTCTGAATTCCCCCTCCGCCACCCGATTATTTTCCCCACCTCTGGAGCAGAgacagaataaatatttgtataaatttaaaaattaaaaattaaaaaaaattaaaaaaaaaaaaaaaagattgctttcaAGAAATAGGACTCCAGAAAAATAATGCAGTAATTCCAATGTGTCTAATGTCTTCATGCCTGTGACTTCACTGGAGCAGTACGGTGTAGTGGATAAGAGTACAAACTGGGTTCCGTGTCTCCGTTTCTTCCTTTGtcaaatgggaatgataatagtTCCCATCTCTtggggaagattaaatgagttaacacatgTAGCACATGTAGAGAATTTTGAACAATGCACAGCTTTTTAAATAGTTCCCAGCACTATTTTAAACACTGAGAGATCCGAGAAtgattgattcattcaacaattttttttttttttttttttgagacaaggtcttgctctgttgctcagagtagagtgcagtgacatgatcatggctcactccagccttgacctcctgggctcaatccttccacctcagctttggagtggctgggactactgttatatgccaccatgcccccaattttctgtttttgttttttgtagcagcggggggcgggagggggtctcactacgttgcccaggctggtctcaaactcttcagttcaagtgatccacccccaatctcagcctcccaaagtgctaggattacaagcgtgagccaccacacctggcctaaacaaATACTTTTCAGTGCCACCTCTGTGCCAGTCGCTGTATCAGGTGTGGTGATACAACAGGGAACGAAATAAACTTGGCCTTAGAGAATTTACATTTTACCTGGGGAACACAGACTACTAGGATGGATGGAGACCCCCAGGTGACAGGGAAGATTCCTGGAATTGAGGACTACATCAAGACCCTGGAGACCGGTCATAGCTAGGCAAAGGGTGTGCCAGGCAGGGGATCGCATGCACCAAgtactggaagtccaagatggcATAAGAGAGACAGAGTAGTTCACTGCAGCTGTGAGATGGAGGGAAAGGGACGGTGAGAGAGGAGGTAGGTCATGAAGGGCTTCTTAGCACCATTAAAGTGCAGCTGTGTCTCCTGGGAGCAATTGGgttggaaggagggaggaaacaTCTATGCTGAGTCTGGATTACTCTTTTGACACTTCTCCCACAGGGCCTTACACTGTAATCTCTTACAGCACAAAGTGCCTGTATACCTTTTTCCATTTACATTGTGAATTCCTCGAGGGCAGAAACCACAGGTCTTTTATTTCCTCCAAACCACCCTAGCCACTGGCAGCTTTGTTGGTATTTGAGCCCTCACTAACCATCTCTTAGCACCCCTGGCATAATTTGATTTCAGCCTCATTCTCTATTACCTGCTGTGGACCCCAAAACCCTCTCTTGCTCTTGTGAGACCTCCTCTGCACTCTGTCCTGAGGTTACAACCGAAGCTCCTGATGGTCTTCTCCTGGGACTCCTGCTCCTGATCTCCCATCCTCATTCCCTGCAGCGATTTTGTTCCCACTCACCAGACTTTCCATCTTCCCTCAGTGTGAATGTCTTGCCTAG
Above is a window of Saimiri boliviensis isolate mSaiBol1 chromosome 11, mSaiBol1.pri, whole genome shotgun sequence DNA encoding:
- the LOC120366059 gene encoding exonuclease GOR-like, coding for MLRATAPCWFPPGHPEGQTVTQESAASAPGLLLPSHQLAQNFGLWVPQMYHQASAFAVLQTEPQGPAMSPAWPQMSKEACYLPEQRGSACCLLAAPRLTERLSSVRVSAPRERKRMTHFPSPCLATGPTDAKRTPAAPSRSQRPKGSKVGRKSPKTHNGTGMASKTSTTVTPKPIVHLPSLQSSKKPIILQQSGCQVPTVIRRGFRQLFTKECLEFCASKQEAEEKALNEEKVAYDCSQSLDIYLNLALDTLKRLRGLTPSSMPGLSRTALYSRLEEFLLTQDQLKENGYPFPHPSRPGGAVLFTGQGKEPGDSDSSCRVCCRCGTEYLVSSSGRCVRDQVCSYHWGRLRWSQVAGGWGPQYTCCAAAPGSVGCQVAKQHVRDGRKESLHGFVKTFQKELSRDAYPGIYALDCEMCYTTHGLELTRVTVADADMRVVYDTFVKPKHEIVDYNTRFSGVTAADVAKTRITLPQVQAVLLSLFSAQTILIGHSLESDLLALKLIHSTVVDTAVLFPHYLGFPYKRSLRKLTADYLGRVIQDGQDGHSSSEDANACLQLVMWKVRERAQTQPCHAAASPAAPACP